A single window of Nocardia higoensis DNA harbors:
- a CDS encoding 2-oxoacid:ferredoxin oxidoreductase subunit beta, with amino-acid sequence MDPSPLLHTDLGLTGVSGVPVADAPQKVKDFTSDQEVRWCPGCGDYVILATVRGFLAELGLRRENLMFVSGIGCSSRFPYYLDAYGIHSIHGRAPAIATGLAVTRPDLSVWVVTGDGDALSIGGNHLIHALRRNVNMTILLFNNRIYGLTKGQYSPTSEQGKITKSTPSGSVDHPFNTLSVALGAEATFAARALDSDRHGLTEVLRAAATHRGTSFVEILQDCPIFNDGSFDALRRDNAADHLVPLHHGQPITFGSNGRFAVIRQGFGLAVAPTADVAAADIVVHDAETDDPEYAYALSRLGGQDLTHVVTGVLRSVERPTYDDGVRAQNAQAVERTPRQPDALQRLLNGPETWTVG; translated from the coding sequence ATGGACCCCTCGCCACTGCTGCACACCGACCTGGGACTGACCGGCGTCTCCGGTGTCCCCGTCGCCGACGCGCCGCAGAAGGTCAAGGATTTCACCTCCGACCAGGAAGTGCGCTGGTGCCCGGGCTGCGGCGACTACGTCATCCTCGCCACCGTGCGCGGATTCCTGGCCGAGCTGGGGTTGCGCCGGGAGAACCTGATGTTCGTCTCCGGGATCGGTTGCTCGAGCCGTTTCCCGTACTACCTGGACGCTTACGGCATCCACTCCATCCACGGGCGCGCGCCCGCCATCGCGACCGGGCTCGCGGTGACCCGGCCGGATCTGTCGGTGTGGGTGGTGACCGGCGACGGCGACGCGCTGTCCATCGGCGGCAACCATCTGATCCACGCGCTGCGCCGCAACGTCAACATGACGATCCTGCTGTTCAACAATCGCATCTACGGGCTGACCAAAGGCCAGTACTCGCCGACGTCCGAGCAGGGGAAGATCACCAAGTCCACGCCGTCGGGGTCGGTGGATCACCCGTTCAACACACTGTCGGTGGCGCTGGGCGCGGAGGCCACCTTCGCCGCTCGGGCCCTCGATTCCGACCGCCACGGCCTGACCGAAGTGTTGCGCGCCGCGGCGACCCACCGCGGCACCTCGTTCGTGGAGATCCTGCAGGACTGCCCGATCTTCAACGACGGCTCGTTCGACGCGCTGCGCCGCGACAACGCCGCCGACCATCTCGTGCCGCTGCACCACGGGCAGCCGATCACCTTCGGCTCGAACGGTCGATTCGCTGTCATACGACAAGGTTTCGGACTGGCGGTGGCACCGACGGCCGACGTCGCGGCGGCCGACATCGTGGTGCACGACGCCGAGACCGACGATCCTGAATACGCCTACGCGCTGTCGCGGCTCGGCGGCCAGGATCTCACCCACGTGGTCACCGGCGTCCTCCGCAGCGTCGAACGCCCGACCTACGACGACGGGGTACGCGCACAGAACGCTCAGGCGGTCGAACGCACACCACGGCAACCGGATGCGCTGCAGCGACTGCTGAACGGACCGGAGACCTGGACGGTGGGCTGA
- a CDS encoding DUF4913 domain-containing protein, with the protein MAGKTVYNTVVEFVENYLSVVYRRQVTDISETVWCPEWFRHAEAAVRLDSLWRAWEHLRLDPATGMSVWLLDHADPHMSKLFDPRGPFKYCSVRNGHKDMLNPLPLRSPARGQFDSPAPEDFRV; encoded by the coding sequence ATGGCGGGGAAGACCGTTTACAACACTGTGGTCGAGTTCGTCGAGAATTATCTGAGCGTGGTCTACCGGCGTCAGGTGACCGACATCAGCGAGACCGTCTGGTGCCCGGAATGGTTCCGCCATGCCGAGGCCGCCGTTCGGCTGGACTCGCTGTGGCGAGCCTGGGAGCACTTGCGGCTGGATCCGGCGACGGGCATGAGTGTGTGGCTGCTCGATCACGCGGATCCGCACATGAGCAAGCTGTTCGATCCGCGCGGGCCGTTCAAGTACTGCAGCGTGCGCAACGGGCACAAGGACATGCTCAACCCGTTGCCGCTGCGTTCGCCGGCCCGCGGGCAGTTCGACAGCCCGGCGCCGGAGGACTTCCGGGTCTGA
- the hisS gene encoding histidine--tRNA ligase, with protein sequence MTKTSSFSAPKGVPDYVPPGSAEFVAVRDGLLQAARLAGYGHIELPIFEDTALFARGVGESTDVVTKEMYTFADRGDRSVTLRPEGTAGVMRAVIEHSLDRGQLPVKLAYAGPFFRYERPQAGRYRQLQQVGVEAIGIDDPALDAEVIAVADAGFRSLGLEGFRLEVTSLGDETCRPQYRELLQEFLFELPLDEETRRRAQLNPLRVLDDKRPQVREMTAAAPLMIDHLSESAKAHFEQVLGHLDALGVPYVVNPRMVRGLDYYTKTTFEFVHDGLGAQSGIGGGGRYDGLMAELGGQPLSGIGFGLGVDRTMLALQAEGKSAGSPARCEVFGVPMGDAAKQRLVVLAAQLRAAGVRVDLAYGGRGVKGAMKAADRSGARFTLVLGERELAEDAIVVKDMSTGDQRQVALPDLVEVLRTELSGS encoded by the coding sequence GTGACCAAGACCAGCAGCTTCTCCGCCCCGAAGGGGGTACCGGACTACGTGCCACCCGGCTCGGCCGAGTTCGTCGCCGTGCGCGACGGTCTTCTGCAAGCCGCCCGACTGGCCGGGTACGGGCATATCGAGCTGCCGATCTTCGAGGACACCGCGCTGTTCGCCCGCGGCGTGGGCGAGTCCACCGACGTGGTCACCAAGGAGATGTACACCTTCGCCGATCGCGGCGATCGCAGCGTCACGCTGCGCCCCGAGGGCACCGCGGGCGTCATGCGCGCCGTCATCGAGCACAGTCTCGACCGTGGTCAGCTGCCGGTGAAGCTGGCCTACGCCGGCCCGTTCTTCCGCTACGAGCGCCCGCAGGCCGGTCGCTACCGGCAGTTGCAGCAGGTCGGCGTCGAAGCCATCGGCATCGACGATCCGGCGCTGGACGCCGAGGTCATCGCCGTGGCCGACGCGGGCTTCCGCTCGCTGGGCCTGGAGGGCTTCCGGCTGGAAGTCACCTCGCTGGGCGACGAGACCTGCCGTCCGCAGTATCGGGAACTGTTGCAGGAGTTCCTCTTCGAGCTTCCGCTCGACGAGGAGACCCGCCGCCGCGCCCAGCTCAACCCGCTGCGCGTGCTCGACGACAAGCGTCCGCAGGTGCGCGAGATGACCGCCGCCGCGCCGCTGATGATCGACCACCTCTCCGAATCGGCCAAGGCGCACTTCGAGCAGGTACTCGGCCACCTCGACGCACTGGGCGTGCCCTACGTGGTGAACCCGCGCATGGTCCGTGGCCTGGACTACTACACCAAGACCACCTTCGAGTTCGTGCACGACGGTCTCGGCGCGCAGTCGGGCATCGGCGGCGGCGGGCGCTACGACGGGCTGATGGCCGAGCTCGGCGGGCAGCCCTTGTCCGGCATCGGCTTCGGACTCGGCGTGGACCGCACCATGCTGGCACTGCAGGCCGAAGGTAAGTCGGCGGGCAGTCCCGCGCGCTGCGAGGTCTTCGGCGTGCCGATGGGCGACGCCGCCAAACAGCGTCTGGTGGTGCTGGCCGCACAGTTGCGGGCAGCAGGCGTGCGAGTCGACCTGGCCTACGGCGGGCGTGGGGTGAAGGGAGCCATGAAGGCCGCCGATCGTTCGGGCGCCCGGTTCACGCTGGTACTTGGCGAGCGCGAGCTGGCCGAGGACGCCATCGTGGTCAAGGACATGAGCACCGGTGATCAGCGACAGGTGGCCCTGCCCGACCTCGTCGAGGTGCTGCGCACGGAGTTGTCCGGCTCCTGA
- a CDS encoding malate dehydrogenase — protein sequence MSAADRNTPVTVTVTGAAGQIAYGLLFRIASGAMLGPDTPVRLRLLEIPAAVGSLEGVAMELEDGAFPLLDSIDISDDPWIGFSGANVALLVGARPRTAGMERSDLLAANGPIFTDQGQAIDASAADDVKVLVVGNPANTNAFIAASNAPDVPADRFTAMTRLDHNRAIAQLAKKTGVPGADIHRVAVWGNHSATQYPDITHATVAGRPALELVDREWLSEEFIPTVQQRGTAIIQARGASSAASAASAAIDHIHDWVLGTAPGEWTSMAVPSDGSYGVPEGLISSFPVTCADGRYTVVEGLAIDEFSRERIDASVAELTAERDAVIGLGFAKKD from the coding sequence GTGAGCGCCGCCGACCGGAACACCCCCGTGACCGTCACCGTGACCGGTGCGGCCGGGCAGATCGCCTACGGCCTGTTGTTCCGTATCGCGTCCGGGGCGATGCTCGGCCCGGACACCCCCGTCCGTCTGCGGCTACTCGAGATCCCGGCGGCCGTCGGCTCGCTGGAGGGCGTGGCGATGGAACTCGAGGACGGCGCGTTCCCGCTGCTGGACTCGATCGACATCAGCGACGATCCGTGGATCGGGTTCTCGGGCGCGAACGTCGCCCTGCTGGTCGGCGCGCGACCGCGCACGGCGGGGATGGAACGTTCGGATCTGCTGGCCGCCAACGGCCCCATCTTCACCGATCAGGGACAGGCGATCGATGCCAGCGCCGCCGACGACGTGAAGGTCCTCGTCGTCGGCAATCCCGCCAACACCAACGCCTTCATCGCGGCGAGTAACGCCCCGGACGTGCCCGCCGACCGATTCACCGCCATGACCCGGCTGGACCACAACCGGGCCATCGCACAGCTGGCGAAGAAGACCGGCGTGCCCGGCGCGGACATCCATCGAGTCGCGGTGTGGGGCAATCACTCCGCCACCCAATACCCCGACATCACGCACGCCACCGTCGCGGGCCGACCGGCCCTGGAGCTCGTCGACCGGGAGTGGCTGAGCGAGGAGTTCATCCCCACCGTGCAGCAGCGCGGCACCGCCATCATCCAGGCCAGAGGCGCGTCCTCGGCGGCGAGCGCGGCGAGCGCGGCCATCGACCACATCCACGACTGGGTGCTCGGCACCGCGCCGGGCGAGTGGACCTCCATGGCGGTGCCCTCCGACGGTTCCTACGGCGTGCCGGAGGGCTTGATCAGCTCGTTTCCGGTGACCTGTGCCGACGGCCGCTACACCGTCGTCGAGGGCTTGGCGATCGACGAGTTCTCCCGTGAGCGGATCGACGCCTCGGTCGCCGAGCTGACCGCCGAACGCGACGCCGTCATCGGTCTCGGCTTCGCCAAGAAGGACTGA
- a CDS encoding peptidylprolyl isomerase: MPSNEQRRAAAKRKLERQLANRAERARKRKQLTIAGSVLGVAVLVGAVAGVYFLTKGDGGDSANNAADTTEAAFSAAPAPDPAPKPETVNCLYTDGAPSAKPVQKPSRTEGIPTSGADARVSVSMDTSQGPLGLTLNNAESPCTVNSFVSLATQGFFDDTECHRMTTSDTLKVLQCGDPTGTGQGGPGYMYANEYPTDQYAEGDPASMEPIRYERGVLAMANAGAGTNGSQFFLVYGDSQLPPQYTIFGTVDESSLATLDKIAEIGQDDSNGPGDGKPNSPVTIQAVSLD; the protein is encoded by the coding sequence GTGCCGAGCAACGAACAGCGACGAGCAGCGGCCAAGCGCAAGCTGGAGCGTCAGCTGGCCAATCGGGCCGAGCGGGCGCGTAAGCGGAAGCAACTGACGATCGCGGGATCGGTGCTCGGTGTCGCGGTGCTGGTCGGCGCCGTCGCCGGGGTGTATTTCCTCACCAAGGGCGACGGCGGCGACAGCGCGAACAACGCAGCCGATACCACCGAAGCCGCTTTCTCGGCGGCGCCCGCACCGGATCCGGCACCGAAGCCGGAAACGGTGAACTGCCTCTACACCGACGGCGCCCCGAGCGCGAAGCCGGTGCAGAAGCCGAGCCGCACCGAGGGCATCCCGACCTCCGGGGCAGACGCCAGGGTCAGCGTGAGCATGGACACGAGCCAGGGACCGCTGGGGCTGACACTCAACAACGCCGAGTCGCCCTGCACGGTGAACAGTTTCGTCAGCCTGGCGACCCAGGGATTCTTCGACGACACCGAGTGCCACCGGATGACCACGAGCGACACGCTGAAGGTGCTGCAGTGCGGTGACCCGACCGGCACCGGTCAAGGCGGGCCCGGGTACATGTACGCCAACGAGTACCCCACCGATCAGTACGCCGAGGGCGATCCGGCCTCGATGGAACCCATCCGCTACGAGCGCGGTGTGCTGGCGATGGCCAACGCGGGTGCCGGAACCAACGGCAGCCAGTTCTTCCTCGTCTACGGCGACTCTCAGCTGCCGCCGCAGTACACCATCTTCGGCACCGTGGACGAATCCAGCCTGGCCACCCTGGACAAGATCGCCGAGATCGGCCAGGACGACTCCAACGGCCCCGGCGACGGCAAGCCGAACAGTCCGGTAACGATCCAGGCGGTAAGCCTGGACTGA